From [Flavobacterium] thermophilum:
GTCATTTCCGGTGCGCAAAATCGACAAATATAAGAATCACCATTTCCATCACTTCTTGCTCACTTTTGCCTTGTTCAAGCAAAATCCGGTACATATTGAGCGACTCGACGTCGCGGTAATCGCGGATATCGGTGAATTTCGGATCTGTCATGCCGATTTCTTCGCCTTGGTAAATGTATGGCGTCCCTTGCATCAGATGGATGGCCGTCGCTAGCATTTTCGCCGACTCTTTCCAATACGTCCCGTCATCGCCGTAGCGCGAGACGATGCGCGGTTGATCATGGTTGCACCAAAAGAGCGCATTCCATCCCCCGCCTTGTTTGTCAACATCTTCCGATGACCACCTTCATTTTTCGACAATAGTTGTTGTTTTTTTGCTAACTTCCACTTCTTTTGTTATGTTTTGTCAAGCGGCAGGAAAATCAACGACCGAGTAGGAAAATAAAACATAACGCAAATCAATGCCAAAAGACGAGAAAGGATGAGGAAATGCGATGAAAACCTATACACTCCGCGAAGCAGCGAAAAAAATCGGGACGACCGCCCGCGACTTGAAACAGTGGGAAAAGCAATTCACTCAATGGATCACCGTTCCCCGCACCAGCCAAGGGGCGCGCATTTATACCGACGAGCTGATCCATCGATTTCGTCAAATCCGTATGTTGCTCGAGGAAGGCCGCCATCCGCGCGAAATCGCGGATCTCATCACCCAGATGAACGGGCGGCCCGCCGATCCACCTGCTCCGGTGGAACCCGATGTGATGGAAGGGGAAATTATTGACGTGCCCCGTTTGTTGCGCCATGGGGCCCCGTACATAGCAGAACAGCTCGTCGCCCGCGTAAAAGACGAGCTCGTCGACGCCGTCAAGCGCGAGGCAGCCGACACCATCCAACAGGCGATGAGGGAGGTCAAAGGGCAGCTCAACCACCTCGGCGAGCAGACGAGCGCTGCGGCGGAAACCGTGCGCCGCTCCCTTCAAGACTACCAAGAAGCGTGGCAGCAAAAAACCGAGCAGCTGCACGAACATTTGGAAACGGTCGTCGCCTTTTGCCACGAAGAAAAAGCGAGGCAAGAACAGGAGCGAAAACAGCTCGAACAGCGCATTATCGAGCGGGAAAAAGCTTTCCGGGAACTGGTGCTTTCCTTTCGGCAAACAGCAGCCAACACCAACGCCGGCCGCTCCCGGACGAACAAATGGTGGAAGTTTTGGTAATTCCCGAATGGAAAGGCCGCAATCGAAAAAGGGGCTCCATGAAAAGGAGCGCCCTTTTTCGTTCCCTATTTTGTTGATCAATCTCCAACATGGGCTTGGCGGCAAACAAGCGTTGGTTTGAAAGCGCGGGGCTTTCGCCCGCGGTTTTCCGCCCTCAAACAACGCGCGCCGACCGGCAGGCACATCCGAACAGTCCGCCCTCATCCTTCTTCTCCTTTGCCAATCCCCTTCGCCGGTTCTTTCCAGACGTCCACCACTGCTCCCGCTTCATCCGTATCGATGACAAACGAGCCGGTGGCGTAGCGGTCCGACAAGCGAAGCGACGCAGTCTCCACCATCTCCGTCGCCCCTTTTTCCGTCCGCAGCCCGACCGTCCCCTCGCTCTCGCCGACCAAAACCGCTCCGGCCACGCAGTGCGGGTTTGATTTCACTTCGCGCACGATTCGCACACCCCGCTTGGCGCGCGAGGATGGCTCAAACTCGCCTAGCGCCATTTTTTTCACCGCCCCGCGCTGCGTCGCGACAACGAGAAAACCGCGGTCTTCAGGGCGAAGCGGGCAGGCGGCGGCGACAAAGTCTCCTTCTTTTAGTTGAATCCCTTTCACCCCGGCAGCGCGCACGCCGACCAGGCTGATTTCTTCTTCGGCAAACAAAAGTGCATAGCCATCATGCGTCGCCAGCCAAAGGAGGCCGCGGCCGTCCGTCGCATAGACGGCGGCGACCTCATCATCGTCTTTCACATGGACCGCAACAAGCGGGCGCGTGTAGCGCTGCACTTGGTATTGGGAAAGCTCGGTCCGTTTCACCATCCCTTGCCTCGTGACGAAGACGAGCTGTTCGTCCGTCTCAAACGAGGAAACAGGGACAGCGGCGATGAGCTCATCGTCGCGTTCCAGCGGAATCAAGCTTGAAATATGCTGGCCGACCTCTTTCCAGCGGATGTCCGGCAGCGTATGAACCGGGCAATACAAATAATAGCCGCGGCGGGTGAACAGCAAGAGCACATCGGTCGTATTCATCTCGAGCTGGGCGAGCAGACGGTCGGTCTCCTTCATGCCGATGTCCTGACCGTTCGATGCGCTGTACGAACGGTAGCTCGTTCGTTTCACGTATCCTTCCTTTGTCACGGTCACGATCACATCTTCAGCCGGAATGAGCGCTTCAACGTTCACTTTCAGCTCTTCGATCTCCTCTTCAATCGCCGTCCGCCGCTCGTCAGCATATTGCTTTTTCATGGCCTTCAATTCTTTTTTAATGACCGACAACAGCTTGTTCTCATCGGCCAACACCGCGCTCAGCTCGGCGATCGTTTTGTCGAGCTCTTCCGCTTCCTGCCGAAGCGCGGCGATATCGGTGTTTGTCAGCCGGTAAAGCTGAAGCGTCACGATCGCTTCCGCTTGCGCCTCGGTGAACCCGTAGCCCGCCATCAGCCGATCTTTCGCATCGCGCTTGTCACTCGACGCCCGAATCGTCGCGATCACCTCATCCAAAATCGAGAGCGCTTTGATCAACCCGTCGACAATATGCTTCCGCTCGTTCGCTTTTTTGAGCTCAAAATGCGAACGGTTCGTGACGACGTCCTTCCGGTGGGCGATGTAGGCATCCAACAGCTCCGG
This genomic window contains:
- the treA gene encoding Trehalose-6-phosphate hydrolase, whose translation is MLATAIHLMQGTPYIYQGEEIGMTDPKFTDIRDYRDVESLNMYRILLEQGKSEQEVMEMVILIFVDFAHRK
- the parC gene encoding DNA topoisomerase 4 subunit A, whose amino-acid sequence is MAERLLELPLEDVLGDRFGRYSKYIIQDRALPDARDGLKPVQRRILYAMYIDGNTADKPFRKAAKTVGNVIGNFHPHGDSSVYEAMVRMSQEWKLRNVLIEMHGNNGSLDGDPPAAMRYTEARLSAIAAELLRDIDKQTVAFVPNFDDTTEEPTVLPAMFPNLLVNGSTGISAGYATDIPPHALGEVIDAVLMRIDRPDCTVEELMTVLPGPDFPTGGIIQGKDGIRKAYETGRGKIIIRAKAAIEQARGGKKQIVITELPYEVNKANLVKKIDELRLDKKLDGIADVRDETDRNGLSIVIELKKDADAEAILNYLYKNTDLQVPYSFNMVAIHERRPKLMSLPELLDAYIAHRKDVVTNRSHFELKKANERKHIVDGLIKALSILDEVIATIRASSDKRDAKDRLMAGYGFTEAQAEAIVTLQLYRLTNTDIAALRQEAEELDKTIAELSAVLADENKLLSVIKKELKAMKKQYADERRTAIEEEIEELKVNVEALIPAEDVIVTVTKEGYVKRTSYRSYSASNGQDIGMKETDRLLAQLEMNTTDVLLLFTRRGYYLYCPVHTLPDIRWKEVGQHISSLIPLERDDELIAAVPVSSFETDEQLVFVTRQGMVKRTELSQYQVQRYTRPLVAVHVKDDDEVAAVYATDGRGLLWLATHDGYALLFAEEEISLVGVRAAGVKGIQLKEGDFVAAACPLRPEDRGFLVVATQRGAVKKMALGEFEPSSRAKRGVRIVREVKSNPHCVAGAVLVGESEGTVGLRTEKGATEMVETASLRLSDRYATGSFVIDTDEAGAVVDVWKEPAKGIGKGEEG